Proteins from one Mycobacterium sp. SMC-2 genomic window:
- a CDS encoding DUF5130 domain-containing protein — translation MARGDVATIEPGELPNGWVITTSGRISGVTEPGELSVHFPFPIKDLVAIDDALKFGSRASKARFAIYLGDLGNDTAARAREILAKVPTPDNAVLLAVSPDQKVIEVVYGSQVRGRGAESSAPLGVAAASSVFQRGDLVDGLVSAIRVLSAGISPA, via the coding sequence GTGGCACGTGGTGATGTAGCGACGATCGAGCCCGGCGAGCTCCCCAACGGGTGGGTGATCACCACCAGCGGCAGGATCTCCGGGGTCACCGAGCCCGGCGAGCTGAGTGTTCATTTCCCGTTTCCGATCAAGGACCTCGTCGCCATCGACGACGCGCTGAAGTTCGGCTCGCGGGCGTCGAAGGCGCGGTTCGCCATCTACCTCGGCGACCTGGGCAACGACACCGCGGCACGGGCCCGCGAGATCCTGGCCAAGGTGCCGACGCCGGACAACGCGGTGCTGCTGGCCGTCTCGCCCGACCAGAAGGTCATCGAGGTCGTCTACGGCTCGCAGGTCCGCGGCCGCGGCGCCGAGTCGTCGGCGCCGCTGGGGGTCGCCGCCGCGTCTTCGGTGTTTCAGCGGGGCGACCTGGTGGACGGGCTGGTCAGCGCGATCCGGGTCCTCAGCGCGGGTATCTCCCCGGCCTAG
- a CDS encoding globin — MDSEPQSFYDAVGGAETFHAIVSRFYAQVAEDEILRRLYPEDDLAGAEERLRMFLEQYWGGPRTYSDRRGHPRLRMRHVPFRITPIERDAWLRCMHTAVASIDSATLDDEHRRQLLDYLEMAAHSLVNAAL, encoded by the coding sequence ATGGATTCCGAGCCACAGTCGTTCTATGACGCCGTCGGCGGCGCCGAAACCTTTCACGCGATCGTGTCCCGCTTTTATGCCCAGGTCGCCGAGGACGAGATCCTGCGCCGGCTCTATCCCGAAGACGATCTGGCGGGCGCCGAGGAACGGTTGCGCATGTTCCTCGAGCAGTACTGGGGCGGCCCGCGCACCTACTCCGACCGGCGGGGCCATCCCAGGTTGCGGATGCGTCACGTCCCATTCCGGATCACCCCGATCGAGCGGGACGCCTGGCTGCGCTGCATGCACACCGCCGTCGCGTCGATCGACTCGGCGACCCTGGACGACGAGCACCGACGTCAGTTGCTCGATTACCTTGAGATGGCCGCCCACTCGCTGGTCAACGCGGCCTTGTGA
- the pepN gene encoding aminopeptidase N, producing MALPNLTRDQAVERAALITVDNYRIELDVTDGHGAAGEQTFRSTTTVVFDALPGADTYVDIAAETVRAATLNGRELDVSGYDESTGIPLRGLEKHNVLVVDADCRYSNTGEGLHRFVDPVDNETYLYSQFETADAKRMFTCFDQPDLKATFDLRVTAPRHWKVVSNGATVSIEDGVHTFSTTPRMSTYLVALIAGPYAEWNDSYTDEHGEIPLGIFCRESLAEYMDAERLFTQTKQGFGFYHKNFGLPYAFGKYDQLFVPEFNAGAMENAGAVTFLEDYVFRSKVTRASYERRAETVLHEMAHMWFGDLVTMTWWDDLWLNESFATFASVLCQAEATEFTEAWTTFATVEKSWAYRQDQLPSTHPIAADIPDLAAVEVNFDGITYAKGASVLKQLVAYVGLEHFLAGLRDYFRSHAFGNATFDDLVAALEKASGRDLSDWGQQWLKTTGLNTLRPDFDVDADGRFTRFAVTQSGAAPGAGETRKHRLAIGIYDDDGAGKLVRVRREELDVESAVTEVPALVGVSRGQLVLVNDDDLTYCSLRLDGESLQTALRRIADIAEPLPRSLVWSAAWEMTREAELRARDFVALVSDGVRAETEVGVAQRLLLQAQTALGSYAEPCWAHEHGWPQFADRLLELARAAQPGSDHQLAFVNTLCSSVLSTRHVVTLADLLDHDPADLGLAGLEVDTDLRWRIVTVLAAAGEIDADGSATPFIDAEVQRDPTAAGKRNAAQAATARPQLRVKEEAWTTVIEDDTLANITARAIIAGFAPPGQHELLTPFTDRYFEAIPGVWARRSSEVAQTVVIGLYPHWNISEAGIAAADKFLSDPEVPPALRRLVLEGQAGVKRALRARTFDAAG from the coding sequence GTGGCCCTTCCTAACCTCACCCGGGACCAGGCCGTCGAACGCGCCGCCCTGATCACCGTCGACAACTACCGGATCGAACTCGATGTCACCGATGGCCACGGCGCTGCAGGCGAACAGACCTTCCGGTCCACGACCACGGTGGTGTTCGACGCGCTTCCCGGCGCCGATACCTACGTCGACATCGCCGCCGAGACGGTGCGCGCCGCCACCCTCAACGGCCGCGAGCTGGATGTGTCCGGATACGACGAATCGACGGGCATCCCGTTGCGGGGCCTCGAGAAACACAACGTGCTCGTCGTCGACGCGGACTGCCGCTACTCCAACACCGGGGAGGGCTTGCATCGCTTCGTCGACCCGGTCGACAACGAGACGTACCTGTACTCGCAATTCGAAACCGCCGACGCCAAGCGCATGTTCACCTGCTTCGACCAACCCGACCTCAAGGCGACGTTCGACCTGCGGGTGACCGCCCCCAGGCACTGGAAGGTGGTCTCCAACGGCGCGACGGTGTCCATCGAGGACGGCGTGCACACCTTCTCCACCACCCCGCGGATGAGCACCTATCTGGTGGCGCTGATCGCCGGGCCGTACGCCGAGTGGAATGACAGCTACACCGACGAACACGGCGAGATCCCGCTGGGCATCTTCTGCCGGGAGTCGCTGGCCGAGTACATGGACGCCGAGCGGTTGTTCACCCAGACCAAACAGGGATTCGGCTTCTACCACAAGAACTTTGGGCTGCCGTATGCGTTCGGCAAATACGATCAGCTGTTCGTCCCCGAATTCAACGCGGGCGCAATGGAAAACGCCGGGGCGGTGACCTTCTTGGAGGACTACGTCTTCCGCAGCAAGGTCACCCGGGCCTCCTACGAGCGGCGCGCCGAGACGGTGCTGCACGAGATGGCGCACATGTGGTTCGGGGACCTGGTCACCATGACGTGGTGGGACGACCTCTGGCTCAACGAGTCGTTCGCGACGTTTGCGTCGGTGCTGTGTCAGGCGGAGGCCACCGAATTCACCGAGGCCTGGACGACTTTCGCCACCGTCGAAAAGTCGTGGGCGTACCGCCAGGACCAACTGCCGTCGACGCATCCGATCGCCGCGGACATCCCCGACCTGGCCGCGGTCGAGGTGAACTTCGACGGCATCACCTACGCCAAGGGCGCCTCCGTCCTCAAACAACTTGTCGCCTACGTGGGGTTGGAGCATTTCCTGGCCGGGCTGCGCGACTATTTCCGCAGCCACGCCTTCGGCAACGCCACCTTCGACGACCTGGTCGCCGCGCTGGAGAAGGCGTCGGGCCGGGATCTGTCCGACTGGGGTCAACAGTGGCTGAAGACGACCGGCCTGAACACGCTGCGGCCGGATTTCGACGTCGACGCCGACGGCCGGTTCACCCGGTTCGCGGTGACACAGAGCGGCGCCGCCCCGGGGGCCGGCGAAACCCGCAAGCACCGGTTGGCGATCGGCATCTATGACGATGACGGCGCCGGCAAGCTGGTGCGGGTGCGCCGGGAAGAACTCGACGTCGAAAGTGCCGTCACGGAAGTGCCTGCGCTGGTTGGGGTTTCGCGCGGTCAGCTGGTTCTGGTCAACGATGACGACCTGACGTACTGCTCATTGCGGCTCGACGGTGAGTCGCTGCAGACCGCGCTGCGGCGCATCGCCGACATCGCCGAGCCGCTGCCCCGCTCGCTGGTGTGGTCGGCGGCGTGGGAGATGACACGCGAGGCCGAACTGCGCGCCCGCGACTTCGTGGCCCTGGTCTCGGACGGGGTGCGGGCCGAAACCGAGGTCGGGGTGGCGCAGCGGCTGCTGCTGCAGGCGCAAACGGCGCTGGGCTCCTATGCCGAACCGTGCTGGGCGCACGAGCATGGGTGGCCGCAGTTCGCCGACCGGCTGCTGGAGCTGGCGCGCGCCGCGCAGCCCGGCTCGGATCATCAGCTCGCCTTCGTCAACACCCTGTGCTCGTCGGTGCTGTCGACCCGGCACGTCGTGACGCTTGCGGACCTGCTCGACCACGACCCGGCTGACCTGGGACTGGCCGGCCTCGAGGTCGACACGGACCTGCGGTGGCGCATTGTGACGGTGCTCGCCGCCGCCGGCGAGATCGACGCCGACGGGTCCGCGACACCGTTCATCGACGCGGAGGTGCAGCGCGACCCCACCGCCGCCGGCAAGCGCAACGCCGCCCAAGCGGCGACGGCGCGGCCGCAACTGCGGGTCAAGGAGGAAGCCTGGACCACGGTGATCGAGGACGACACCCTGGCCAACATCACGGCCCGCGCCATCATCGCGGGCTTCGCCCCGCCCGGGCAGCACGAGTTGCTCACACCGTTCACCGATCGCTATTTCGAGGCGATACCGGGGGTGTGGGCGCGGCGGTCCAGCGAAGTCGCGCAAACGGTGGTGATCGGGCTGTACCCGCACTGGAACATCAGCGAGGCCGGCATCGCGGCCGCCGACAAGTTCCTGTCCGATCCGGAGGTACCGCCGGCGTTGCGGCGACTTGTGCTCGAGGGCCAGGCCGGTGTGAAGCGGGCCTTGCGGGCCCGCACGTTCGACGCGGCTGGCTAG
- a CDS encoding HNH endonuclease, whose protein sequence is MAQGKRRRSHRSSGVAAGLTGPPTASCLHSVETHPPTRQETASVWSRRRVLLLNSTYEPLTALPMRRAIVMVICGKADVVHHDPAGPVIHSATSSIVVPSVIQLRTYVRVPYRARVPMTRAALMHRDRFSCVYCGAKADTVDHVVPRSRGGDHSWENCVACCSTCNHRKGDKLLTELGWVLRRAPLPPTGQHWRLLSTVKELDPAWARYLGEGAA, encoded by the coding sequence ATGGCGCAGGGCAAGAGACGCCGCAGCCACCGCAGTTCTGGTGTCGCGGCAGGGTTAACCGGGCCCCCAACCGCGTCATGCCTGCATAGCGTCGAAACCCATCCCCCCACCCGCCAAGAAACCGCATCCGTGTGGAGCCGCCGGCGGGTGCTGCTGCTGAATTCGACCTACGAACCGTTGACCGCCCTGCCGATGCGGCGGGCCATCGTGATGGTGATCTGCGGGAAGGCCGACGTGGTCCACCACGACCCTGCCGGACCGGTGATCCACTCCGCCACCAGCTCGATCGTGGTGCCCTCGGTGATTCAGCTGCGGACCTACGTGCGAGTTCCCTACCGGGCCCGGGTCCCGATGACCCGGGCCGCGCTCATGCATCGAGACCGGTTCAGCTGCGTCTATTGCGGCGCGAAGGCCGACACCGTCGACCACGTGGTGCCCCGCAGTCGCGGCGGCGACCACTCCTGGGAGAACTGCGTCGCATGCTGTTCGACGTGCAATCACCGCAAGGGCGACAAGCTGCTCACCGAACTGGGCTGGGTGCTGCGCCGGGCGCCGCTGCCGCCGACGGGCCAGCACTGGCGACTGCTGTCCACGGTCAAGGAGCTCGATCCGGCCTGGGCGCGCTACCTCGGCGAAGGTGCGGCCTGA